One window of Epinephelus fuscoguttatus linkage group LG9, E.fuscoguttatus.final_Chr_v1 genomic DNA carries:
- the thg1l gene encoding probable tRNA(His) guanylyltransferase isoform X2, with translation MLIGRACGFSGRVRSCFIKPLASFSFSSSNMAKSKFEYVRNFETDDTCLRNCYIVVRLDGRNFHKFAEQHKFTKPNDNRALGLMTRSARSVMEELEDIVIAYGQSDEFSFVFKRTSTWFKRRASKLMTHVASQFSSSYVFYWKEFFGEQPLLYPPGFDGRVVLYPSNRNLRDYLSWRQADCHINNLYNTVFWTLVQQGGLTTAQAEDRLKGTLAADKNEILFSEFDINYNSESALHRKGTTLIWEKRDETVTKRMKLPNEEEKDVAVTRSRRRVEAHNCDIIGDQFWEKHPDILEDDNC, from the exons ATGTTGATTGGAAGGGCCTGCGGATTTAGTGGACGTGTCAGGTCTTGTTTCATCAAACCTTTGGCCAGTTTTTCTTTCAGTTCCAGCAACATGGCCAAGAGCAAGTTTGAGTATGTCCGCAACTTTGAAACAGACGACACATGTCTACGAAACTGCTACATTGTTGTGAGACTGGATGGGCGTAACTTCCACAA GTTTGCAGAGCAGCACAAGTTCACAAAACCCAATGATAACAGGGCGTTGGGCCTGATGACCCGGAGTGCACGCTCTGTCATGGAGGAACTAGAGGATATTGTCATTGCTTATGGTCAAAGTGACGAGTTCAGCTTTGTGTTCAAGAGGACCTCAACCTGGTTTAAGAGGAGAGCCAG TAAGCTCATGACCCATGTGGCCTCCCAGTTCTCCTCCTCATATGTGTTTTACTGGAAGGAGTTTTTTGGGGAACAACCCCTCTTGTACCCCCCAGGCTTTGATGGACGCGTGGTCCTGTATCCTAGCAACCGCAACCTCAGAGACTACCTCAGCTGGAGGCAAGCAGATT gTCACATAAATAATTTATACAACACAGTGTTTTGGACTTTAGTACAACAGGGGGGACTCACCACAGCCCAGGCAGAGGATCGCCTAAAG GGAACGTTAGCTGCAGACAAAAATGAGATCCTGTTCTCTGAGTTTGATATAAACTACAACAGTGAATCTGCTCTCCACAGGAAAGGCACCACTCTCATCTGGGAAAAG CGAGATGAAACCGTCACCAAACGCATGAAGCTACCAAACGAAGAGGAGAAGGACGTGGCTGTAACTcgcagcaggaggagggtggaggcaCACAATTGCGACATCATAGGAGACCAGTTCTGGGAGAAACACCCAGACATCCTGGAGGACGACAACTGCTAA
- the thg1l gene encoding probable tRNA(His) guanylyltransferase isoform X1, giving the protein MTTLMLIGRACGFSGRVRSCFIKPLASFSFSSSNMAKSKFEYVRNFETDDTCLRNCYIVVRLDGRNFHKFAEQHKFTKPNDNRALGLMTRSARSVMEELEDIVIAYGQSDEFSFVFKRTSTWFKRRASKLMTHVASQFSSSYVFYWKEFFGEQPLLYPPGFDGRVVLYPSNRNLRDYLSWRQADCHINNLYNTVFWTLVQQGGLTTAQAEDRLKGTLAADKNEILFSEFDINYNSESALHRKGTTLIWEKRDETVTKRMKLPNEEEKDVAVTRSRRRVEAHNCDIIGDQFWEKHPDILEDDNC; this is encoded by the exons AT GACCACCCTCATGTTGATTGGAAGGGCCTGCGGATTTAGTGGACGTGTCAGGTCTTGTTTCATCAAACCTTTGGCCAGTTTTTCTTTCAGTTCCAGCAACATGGCCAAGAGCAAGTTTGAGTATGTCCGCAACTTTGAAACAGACGACACATGTCTACGAAACTGCTACATTGTTGTGAGACTGGATGGGCGTAACTTCCACAA GTTTGCAGAGCAGCACAAGTTCACAAAACCCAATGATAACAGGGCGTTGGGCCTGATGACCCGGAGTGCACGCTCTGTCATGGAGGAACTAGAGGATATTGTCATTGCTTATGGTCAAAGTGACGAGTTCAGCTTTGTGTTCAAGAGGACCTCAACCTGGTTTAAGAGGAGAGCCAG TAAGCTCATGACCCATGTGGCCTCCCAGTTCTCCTCCTCATATGTGTTTTACTGGAAGGAGTTTTTTGGGGAACAACCCCTCTTGTACCCCCCAGGCTTTGATGGACGCGTGGTCCTGTATCCTAGCAACCGCAACCTCAGAGACTACCTCAGCTGGAGGCAAGCAGATT gTCACATAAATAATTTATACAACACAGTGTTTTGGACTTTAGTACAACAGGGGGGACTCACCACAGCCCAGGCAGAGGATCGCCTAAAG GGAACGTTAGCTGCAGACAAAAATGAGATCCTGTTCTCTGAGTTTGATATAAACTACAACAGTGAATCTGCTCTCCACAGGAAAGGCACCACTCTCATCTGGGAAAAG CGAGATGAAACCGTCACCAAACGCATGAAGCTACCAAACGAAGAGGAGAAGGACGTGGCTGTAACTcgcagcaggaggagggtggaggcaCACAATTGCGACATCATAGGAGACCAGTTCTGGGAGAAACACCCAGACATCCTGGAGGACGACAACTGCTAA
- the thg1l gene encoding probable tRNA(His) guanylyltransferase isoform X3 has translation MVKVTSSALCSRGPQPGLRGEPGFDGRVVLYPSNRNLRDYLSWRQADCHINNLYNTVFWTLVQQGGLTTAQAEDRLKGTLAADKNEILFSEFDINYNSESALHRKGTTLIWEKRDETVTKRMKLPNEEEKDVAVTRSRRRVEAHNCDIIGDQFWEKHPDILEDDNC, from the exons ATGGTCAAAGTGACGAGTTCAGCTTTGTGTTCAAGAGGACCTCAACCTGGTTTAAGAGGAGAGCCAG GCTTTGATGGACGCGTGGTCCTGTATCCTAGCAACCGCAACCTCAGAGACTACCTCAGCTGGAGGCAAGCAGATT gTCACATAAATAATTTATACAACACAGTGTTTTGGACTTTAGTACAACAGGGGGGACTCACCACAGCCCAGGCAGAGGATCGCCTAAAG GGAACGTTAGCTGCAGACAAAAATGAGATCCTGTTCTCTGAGTTTGATATAAACTACAACAGTGAATCTGCTCTCCACAGGAAAGGCACCACTCTCATCTGGGAAAAG CGAGATGAAACCGTCACCAAACGCATGAAGCTACCAAACGAAGAGGAGAAGGACGTGGCTGTAACTcgcagcaggaggagggtggaggcaCACAATTGCGACATCATAGGAGACCAGTTCTGGGAGAAACACCCAGACATCCTGGAGGACGACAACTGCTAA
- the lsm11 gene encoding U7 snRNA-associated Sm-like protein LSm11, which translates to MEERERKSAESDSKETVTPTCPSAPPASEHEPKADSKAGGDDADKINVCSENFDPLLALYSPTVSVPFPNIKCFNNVAAYESFLKGGRGRAKPENVEKRRQKAMKGVADPERIERLKKLMVNNPVSGSEEGESSGTQRRRRGQKPQKNVLTRMPLCKGSPLGELYRCVEERIRVKVHIRTFKGLRGVCSGFVVAFDKFWNMAMVDVDETYREPLFGEALYHEKALTISRLFEKLKLQESPGGEPAKKHRTQETTSKHQPADPKSTSKNLTAHTASKKGDSRTESKMSDTVKIKQDKHAGSLKAQGPEACQRKDSQTYGRVHTRHINQLFIRGENVILVNPQPL; encoded by the exons ATGGAGGAGAGGGAAAGGAAAAGTGCAGAGTCAGACAGTAAAGAAACGGTCACTCCAACATGTCCGAGTGCGCCACCAGCATCGGAGCACGAGCCAAAGGCGGACAGTAAAGCTGGAGGCGATGACGCCgataaaataaatgtctgcTCTGAGAACTTTGACCCTCTGTTGGCCTTGTACTCGCCTACTGTGTCGGTCCCTTTTCCAAATATCAAATGCTTCAACAATGTGGCAGCGTACGAGAGCTTTCTGAAGGGCGGCCGGGGCAGAGCCAAACCGGAGAATGTGGAGAAGAGGCGGCAGAAGGCGATGAAGGGGGTGGCGGACCCGGAGCGCATCGAGAGGCTGAAGAAGCTCATGGTGAACAACCCGGTGTCAGGgtcagaggagggggagagcaGCGGCacacagcggaggaggagggggcagaAGCCCCAGAAAAATGTCCTGACAAGGATGCCCT TATGTAAAGGCAGTCCGTTGGGTGAGCTGTACCGATGCGTTGAAGAGAGGATAAGGGTCAAAGTTCACATCAGGACCTTTAAGGGGCTAAGAGGAGTCTGTTCTGGCTTTGTGGTGGCCTTCGACAAGTTCTGGAACATG GCAATGGTGGATGTGGATGAGACGTACAGAGAGCCTCTGTTTGGAGAGGCACTCTACCATGAAAAGGCCCTCACCATATCACGG CTCTTTGAGAAGCTGAAGCTCCAGGAGAGTCCAGGAGGTGAGCCAGCGAAGAAGCACAGAACCCAGGAAACGACCAGCAAGCATCAGCCTGCAGACCCAAAAAGTACTTCAAAAAACCTGACTGCTCACACTGCCAGCAAGAAAGGGGACAGCAGGACAGAGTCCAAAATGTCAGACACTGTTAAAATCAAACAGGATAAACATGCAGGCTCGCTGAAGGCCCAGGGTCCAGAGGCCTGTCAGAGGAAAGACTCCCAGACGTATGGCAGGGTCCACACACGCCACATCAACCAGCTTTTCATCCGGGGAGAGAACGTTATCCTGGTTAACCCACAGCCACTCTGA
- the clint1a gene encoding clathrin interactor 1a isoform X1, which translates to MLNMWKVRELVDKATNVVMNYSEVESKVREATNDDPWGPSGQLMSEISRATFMYEQFPEVMNMLWTRMLRDNKKNWRRVYKSLLLLAHLIRNGSERVVTSAREHLYDLRSLESYHFVDENGKDQGVNVRHKVKELVDFVQDDDRLREERKKSKKMKDKYIGVSSDSMGYRGYSGDRYDSSDSRGKWDDDWERNKGQFPFSEKLGEISDKIGSTIDDTINRFRKKDRDDSPDRFSDNEEDRGRSSHNGQSGKEFKDEEETVTTKSVHIVQATETTATRKRGGVPSKKVDLGAAANYTGDSSPSTTTKQPQPAASQPSTALADLLMVDTTPSQPAATDLMSGFADFSSPAASVGLSSGSAAAPSSSSNGDFGEWNAFPGGQIPASAQTVDTSGSDLFGAMTGPTTAAALAPAPVAASGPGPASADLFDLMGPAQSLTSSQSLNFSMSSTQSMSTTILPQSVSQPLPNMGGPLQPQSAQPLQPVQQGVASQGAGAKAALPSTWSDPSVNISLDFLGPGMQPPKQSQPTLNTLQHGNPAPANMLSQGFSGMSLGPTTVRPPANPMMHPGAGMGMGMGMGMGMAPNPSMMGMGMNMGMPQPGMTMGMPSAMGMGMAMNPSMVAQPKLDAFADFGNFGK; encoded by the exons ATGTTGAACATGTGGAAGGTTAGGGAGTTGGTTGACAAAGC AACCAACGTGGTGATGAACTACTCAGAGGTGGAGTCTAAAGTCAGAGAGGCTACCAATGATGATCCCTGGGGACCTTCAGGACAGCTGATGAGTGAAATCTCAAG AGCCACCTTCATGTATGAGCAGTTTCCAGAGGTGATGAACATGCTGTGGACCCGCATGCTAAGGGATAACAAGAAGAACTGGCGGAGAGTCTACAAG TCCCTGTTACTGCTGGCCCATCTAATCAGGAATGGATCAGAGAGGGTTGTTACCAGTGCCAGAGAACATCTGTATGACCTCAGATCATTAGAAAGCTACCACTTTGTAG ATGAGAATGGGAAGGACCAAGGTGTGAATGTGCGTCACAAGGTGAAGGAGCTGGTAGACTTTGTCCAGGATGACGACAGGCTTAGGGAAGAAAGGAAAAAGTCCAAGAAGATGAAAGATAAATACATTGGAGTATCCTCAGACAGTATGGGATACAGGGGTTACT CGGGAGACAGGTACGACTCCAGCGACAGCCGGGGAAAGTGGGACGACGACTGGGAGAGAAATAAAGGACAATTCCCCTTCAGCGAGAAACTGGGAGAGATCAGCGACAAAATCGGCAGCACCATTGACGATACTATAAACAGATTCAGGAAGAAGGACAGAGACGACTCACCAGATCGATTCAG TGACAATGAAGAGGACCGGGGTCGCTCGTCTCACAATGGCCAGTCAGGGAAAGAATTCAaagatgaagaggagactgTAACCACCAAGAGTGTACACATAGTCCAAGCAACAGAGACCACAGCAACACGGAAGAGAGGAGGGGTCCCGTCTAAGAAAGTAGACTTGGGGGCTGCAGCCAACTACACAGGAGATAGTAGCCCATCCACTACCACCAAACAG CCCCAGCCAGCAGCTTCCCAGCCCAGCACTGCCCTAGCTGACCTACTAATGGTGGACACAACACCGAGCCAGCCTGCTGCCACAG ACCTGATGAGTGGATTTGCTGACTTTTCCTCACCTGCTGCCTCTGTCGGCCTCTCCTCTGGATCGG cagcagcaccttcCTCGAGCAGCAATGGAGACTTCGGAGAGTGGAATGCCTTCCCTGGAGGTCAGATACCAGCATCCGCTCAGACCGTTGACACCAGCGGAAGTGACCTTTTTGGAGCCATGACAGGTCCTACCACTGCCGCTGCTCTTGCCCCCGCCCCAGTCGCAGCTTCAGGCCCAGGTCCTGCCTCAGCAGACCTGTTTGACTTGATGGGGCCAGCTCAGTCCCTCACCTCCTCCCAGAGCCTTAACTTTAGCATGAGCAGCACACAGAGCATGAGCACCACAATCCTGCCCCAGTCTGTGTCACAG CCGCTCCCGAACATGGGGGGTCCTCTACAACCGCAGTCTGCGCAGCCCCTCCAGCCTGTGCAGCAGGGAGTGGCCTCTCAGGGTGCCGGAGCCAAAGCAGCCCTCCCCTCCACTTGGTCTGACCCCTCAGTTAACATCAGCCTGGACTTCCTGGGCCCAGGCATGCAGCCACCCAAGCAAAGCCAGCCCACCCTCAATACCCTCCAACACG GCAACCCGGCACCTGCCAACATGCTCTCCCAGGGATTTTCTGGTATGAGCCTTGGACCTACAACAGTCAGACCGCCTGCAAATCCTATGATGCACCCTGGTGCTGGCATGGGAATGGGAATGGGCATGGGAATGGGGATGGCCCCCAACCCGAGCATGATGGGCATGGGCATGAACATGGGGATGCCACAGCCAGGTATGACCATGGGGATGCCCAGTGCTATGGGAATGGGAATGGCAATGAACCCTTCAATGGTCGCACAGCCCAAACTCGACGCATTTGCTGACTTCGGCAACTTTGGAAAGTGA
- the clint1a gene encoding clathrin interactor 1a isoform X2, with protein MLNMWKVRELVDKATNVVMNYSEVESKVREATNDDPWGPSGQLMSEISRATFMYEQFPEVMNMLWTRMLRDNKKNWRRVYKSLLLLAHLIRNGSERVVTSAREHLYDLRSLESYHFVDENGKDQGVNVRHKVKELVDFVQDDDRLREERKKSKKMKDKYIGVSSDSMGYRGYSGDRYDSSDSRGKWDDDWERNKGQFPFSEKLGEISDKIGSTIDDTINRFRKKDRDDSPDRFSDNEEDRGRSSHNGQSGKEFKDEEETVTTKSVHIVQATETTATRKRGGVPSKKVDLGAAANYTGDSSPSTTTKQPQPAASQPSTALADLLMVDTTPSQPAATDLMSGFADFSSPAASVGLSSGSAAPSSSSNGDFGEWNAFPGGQIPASAQTVDTSGSDLFGAMTGPTTAAALAPAPVAASGPGPASADLFDLMGPAQSLTSSQSLNFSMSSTQSMSTTILPQSVSQPLPNMGGPLQPQSAQPLQPVQQGVASQGAGAKAALPSTWSDPSVNISLDFLGPGMQPPKQSQPTLNTLQHGNPAPANMLSQGFSGMSLGPTTVRPPANPMMHPGAGMGMGMGMGMGMAPNPSMMGMGMNMGMPQPGMTMGMPSAMGMGMAMNPSMVAQPKLDAFADFGNFGK; from the exons ATGTTGAACATGTGGAAGGTTAGGGAGTTGGTTGACAAAGC AACCAACGTGGTGATGAACTACTCAGAGGTGGAGTCTAAAGTCAGAGAGGCTACCAATGATGATCCCTGGGGACCTTCAGGACAGCTGATGAGTGAAATCTCAAG AGCCACCTTCATGTATGAGCAGTTTCCAGAGGTGATGAACATGCTGTGGACCCGCATGCTAAGGGATAACAAGAAGAACTGGCGGAGAGTCTACAAG TCCCTGTTACTGCTGGCCCATCTAATCAGGAATGGATCAGAGAGGGTTGTTACCAGTGCCAGAGAACATCTGTATGACCTCAGATCATTAGAAAGCTACCACTTTGTAG ATGAGAATGGGAAGGACCAAGGTGTGAATGTGCGTCACAAGGTGAAGGAGCTGGTAGACTTTGTCCAGGATGACGACAGGCTTAGGGAAGAAAGGAAAAAGTCCAAGAAGATGAAAGATAAATACATTGGAGTATCCTCAGACAGTATGGGATACAGGGGTTACT CGGGAGACAGGTACGACTCCAGCGACAGCCGGGGAAAGTGGGACGACGACTGGGAGAGAAATAAAGGACAATTCCCCTTCAGCGAGAAACTGGGAGAGATCAGCGACAAAATCGGCAGCACCATTGACGATACTATAAACAGATTCAGGAAGAAGGACAGAGACGACTCACCAGATCGATTCAG TGACAATGAAGAGGACCGGGGTCGCTCGTCTCACAATGGCCAGTCAGGGAAAGAATTCAaagatgaagaggagactgTAACCACCAAGAGTGTACACATAGTCCAAGCAACAGAGACCACAGCAACACGGAAGAGAGGAGGGGTCCCGTCTAAGAAAGTAGACTTGGGGGCTGCAGCCAACTACACAGGAGATAGTAGCCCATCCACTACCACCAAACAG CCCCAGCCAGCAGCTTCCCAGCCCAGCACTGCCCTAGCTGACCTACTAATGGTGGACACAACACCGAGCCAGCCTGCTGCCACAG ACCTGATGAGTGGATTTGCTGACTTTTCCTCACCTGCTGCCTCTGTCGGCCTCTCCTCTGGATCGG cagcaccttcCTCGAGCAGCAATGGAGACTTCGGAGAGTGGAATGCCTTCCCTGGAGGTCAGATACCAGCATCCGCTCAGACCGTTGACACCAGCGGAAGTGACCTTTTTGGAGCCATGACAGGTCCTACCACTGCCGCTGCTCTTGCCCCCGCCCCAGTCGCAGCTTCAGGCCCAGGTCCTGCCTCAGCAGACCTGTTTGACTTGATGGGGCCAGCTCAGTCCCTCACCTCCTCCCAGAGCCTTAACTTTAGCATGAGCAGCACACAGAGCATGAGCACCACAATCCTGCCCCAGTCTGTGTCACAG CCGCTCCCGAACATGGGGGGTCCTCTACAACCGCAGTCTGCGCAGCCCCTCCAGCCTGTGCAGCAGGGAGTGGCCTCTCAGGGTGCCGGAGCCAAAGCAGCCCTCCCCTCCACTTGGTCTGACCCCTCAGTTAACATCAGCCTGGACTTCCTGGGCCCAGGCATGCAGCCACCCAAGCAAAGCCAGCCCACCCTCAATACCCTCCAACACG GCAACCCGGCACCTGCCAACATGCTCTCCCAGGGATTTTCTGGTATGAGCCTTGGACCTACAACAGTCAGACCGCCTGCAAATCCTATGATGCACCCTGGTGCTGGCATGGGAATGGGAATGGGCATGGGAATGGGGATGGCCCCCAACCCGAGCATGATGGGCATGGGCATGAACATGGGGATGCCACAGCCAGGTATGACCATGGGGATGCCCAGTGCTATGGGAATGGGAATGGCAATGAACCCTTCAATGGTCGCACAGCCCAAACTCGACGCATTTGCTGACTTCGGCAACTTTGGAAAGTGA